In Luteitalea sp., the genomic stretch AGTGGAAATGGTGCCGTTGCTGTCCCCGTTGTAGTAGTTGTACCCGCGGCCCAACGTGTATGAATTGGTGACCAAGAGACCGCTCCGCAAACGCCGATCGACCTTGACCTGCATGGAGTGGTATTTGGACTTCACCGGAATGACGCTCGTGGTGCTGGCGGTTCGGCCAAACTTCGCGAAGAGCGGGCGGCCGGCGTTGTCCGCTCCGAGGGTGCGGCCCGCATTGAGATCGATCCTGGCGACGATATCCTGGCCGCGATTGCCGACGTAGGCAACTTCGGCAGTAAATGCACCGGGGAGTTCCCGTTGGAACGCCACGTTCCACGAGTGCAGCCGCCCCTCGTGAAGGTCCGTCGGCACCGAGAAGAAGCCTTGCTGTCTGAAAGGTGTCGCCGGAACGACGCCCGTATCTGGAATGGTCGCGAAGTTGGGAGGCGGCAGACCGGCTGCCATCGACCCGGCCGTCGCGAAGGTGTTCGGCGCGTTGATCTGGTTGTTCTGTTTGACCGGGTAGTTGATATCGGCGTAGGAGTTATCAGGCCACGGGATGGTGCTGACCCCATAGCCGGCGCGAAGCACGTTCTTCTCCGTGAGCCGCCACGACACGCCGGTGCGTGGGTTGAAGTTCTTCCAGTAGCTCTTCACGCCAAGATTCTCAGGGACCTCGCTGTAGCCGGCAACGCGCAGTGTGTTGTTGACTGGGTCGTAGTTCGAAAGTCCCCCGCGACCTGTGAGCCCGACAAGCGGCGTGTAGTACTCGTGGCGCAAGCCGAGATCGATGGTGACGTTCGGTCGCACCTGCCACTTGTCGTGGATGTACGAGAAGATGCCCCAGTGGCGCGTGCCTGGATCTTCGACGTCGGTGAGCAGGTCTCGTCCGAGACTCTGCGGCGCGTCGAGCAGGAAGGCGGCAAACGCGTTGGCGAAGCCGTTTTGCGCACTCGTGTCGGTTGGAATCGCCGTCGTCGCGCCGCGGAAGCGGAAGACGCCGCGTTGCCCGCCATTGCCCTGCACCTGCAGCAGGTAGTCGCGGTTGTAGCGCAGGTCGCCGCCGATCTTGAGGGTGTGGTTGCCGTGGAGTTTCGTGGCGGTCGTCGCCATGGTCCACGTGCGCTCGGAGCGGTCCCATGGCAGCGATGCCGAGAACCCGATGAGCGTCGCGTTGTAGCCGCTCACGTCGATCGTGCTGATGCCGCTCGAAGAGCGGCTGAGATTCACGCCGCGAATCCCGACTTCGTCTGACGTGTTCAGCCCGTCGGCCTCCGTGAGCGCCTCGTTGTGGTAATAGCTCATGCCGACCCGGACTTCCTGGATGAGCGTGGACGACCACGTCTTGTTGTAGTTGCCCGCCACGTTCTGAGTGGGATTGGTGCCGAACCCTGCAAACTCTTTGATGCCCCCCCAGATGCCGAATGTCGCCGGATCGTAGGTCGCGGCGTTCTGATAGCTGTAGCGGATCGATAAGTGGTCTCCTGGCGTCAGCTGGGTCGTGATCTTGATGTCGTATTGGTTCGTTCGCTTCTCGCGCACGTACGGTTTCTCGTAATTTGTCCCGCCGAGCGGGACGCCGTCGAGATTCGGCATTGGGAGATTCTCCAGAATGCGCCGCGCGATGGGGCTGATGCGGCCGACGGGAATGCGATTGTTCGGGAATGGGGTGCGTCCCGTGCCGTCGGGATTGCCGGTCAACGGATCGTAAATGACGGTCGGCGCAGCACTGAAGTCGCCGGTCCTGAACGAAGCCTCCGGCAAGTCTGCGCGCGTGATGCGCCCGCTGTCGTCGTTGGTGCGCACGTAGTCACCAAAAAAGAAAAGCTTGTTGCGGATGATCGGCCCGCCGACAGTGAAGCCCGTCTGCAAGTACGTGGTGGGGGGCACGTCTGGCAGCGCCGAGAACGGATTTCGCGCGACGGTCGCCTCGGTGTTGCCGAACATGAATACCGTGCCGCTCAGATCGTTCGTTCCCGACTTCAGCGTGACGTTCGTGACCGCTCCTCCTGCCCTGCCGAACTCCGCGTCGTAGTTGCTCGTCGTGACAGCCACCGTCTCGAGGGCTTCGGCCGATGGAATCAGCACGGTCAGCAGTCCGGTCTTATGGTTGTTATCCGTGCCTTCCAACTGCACGTTGTTGGCCAGCCGCGATTGGCCGTTGACGTTGCTCGACAGGCTGTCCTGCGAGTTGAAGAACTCCGAATGCGGGCGGAATGGACGAGAGGCGCCCGGCACGGTGATGAGCATGCCCTGGAAATTCCGGTTGAATCCGAGCGGCATCTGGGCGATTTGCGTCCCCTCGATAATCCGTCCCGTGTCGGTACGATCGGTCTGCAGCATCGGCGTCTCGGCCGAGACGGTCACCGACTCGTTCAGCGCGCCGAGCATCAATCCGATGTCTACACGAACAGTCGTGTTGACGTTCACCTCGACGCCTTCGCGAGTGAACCTCTTAAATCCCGCCAGCTCGCCTTCCACACGGTAAACTCCAGGCGCGAGGTTGGTGAAGATGTAGTTGCCCGTCTCGTTGGACACGGCCGTGCGGCTGATGTTGGTGCGCACCTCGATCGCCGCGATGGTTGCCCCCGGCACCGCACCGCCACTTTCGTCTCTCACATTCCCGAGCAGCGTCCCGTTTGCGGCCTGAGCTGCCGCGTCCTGGGGCAGGAACAGGATCCCCAGCATCGCAATCAGCAGGACAACATTCACAACGACCACGGCATCAGGAGTCAGCAGGCGTCGAGAAGCCATCGAAATCTCCTTTTGAAGGCACCTTCAGAACAGAAAGCGTCCGCCAAACCGGATCACGCGCTCGCTCAGCGGGAGGATTCCCGTGATACGGCCGAAGTTCCCGTTACCGAGCTGCCCATTCGGGTTCGCGTAGTGAGGCCGGTTCAGCGCGTTGAAGAAGTCGGCCCGGACTTCGGCGTGGCGCGATCCGAAGCGGATGATCTTCACGATTGACGCATCGACGTTGACATACGCCGGTCCGGTCAACAGACTGCGGCGCTGCACGTTGCCCCACGTGCCGGCGGCAGGCGCTGAGAACACCGACGTGTCGAACCACAGCGCGTTCGAGCCGATGCCGCCGAGCACGTCGGGCGTGCCGCTGGCATTGGGCGTCTGAATGTTGCCCGGAGCGCGCAGGCCTGCTGCGCTGGCGGTGAAGTCGATAGGCCTTCCGGATATCGCCGAGAACAGCCCCGTGATCTGCCAGTCGCCCAGCACTTTGCCGGCAACGCCTTGCCTGAGCCACGAGCCTCGCGGGCCCCAGGGCAGCAGATACACAAAGCTGCTCGTGAGGCTGTGCGTGGAATCGAAGATCGGGCGGTCCCATCCTCGATCAAAGTCGGCGGGCGTAGAGATGGAAGGACCGCCATCCCCGCTGGAGTAACTGCGCGCGCGGCCCAGCGTATATGAGTTGGTCACCTGCAGGCCGGCCCTCATGCGGCGGTCGACTTTGACCTGCATCGAATGGTAACTCGACTTGACTGGCGTGACGCTGCCGGTGCTGGCGGTTCGACCGAATTTCGAGAATAGTGGCCGCCCGGCGTTGTCCGCGCCAAGAACGTATCCTGCATTCAGGTCGATGCCGGCAAGAATGTCCTGCCCGCGATTGCCCACATAGGCGACTTCAGCCGTGAACGCACCTGGGAGTGTCATTTGATAGGCAGCGTTCCACGAGTGCAACCGTCCGTCTCGCCGGTTGGCAGGCACGACGGTCAGGCCCTGCGCCTTGAAGGGCGCGGCCGGAATAATGCCGGACTCCGGAATCGTGGCGAAGTTGGGCGACGGCAGACCAGCAGCCATCGACCCGGCTGTCACGAAGCTATTCGCCGGGTTGAGCTGATTGTTCTGCTTGACCGGGTAGTTCAAGCCGTAGGAGCCAGGCCACGGCAGCGCGCTGACTCCATAGCCGGCGCGCACGACGTTGGTCTCGCTCACACGCCAGGACACCCCAGTGCGCGGGCTGAAATTTGTCCAGTAGCTCTGCACGCCAAGATCATTGGGGACCTCGCCATAGCCGGCGACGCGGAGAGTGTTGTTGTCCGGGTCGTAGCTCGCCATACCGCCGCGATCGGCCAGGCCGAGGAGCGGCGTGTAGTACTCATGGCGCAGGCCGATGTCGATGGTTATGTCAGGCCGCATCTGCCATTTGTTGTGGATGAACGAAAAAGCGCCCCAGTGGCGGCCGCCCGGGTCGACGTCGGTGATCAGGTCTCGCGCGAGACTCTGCGGCGCATCGAGGAGGAAGGCTGCCAGCGCATTCGCGTAGCCGTTCTGCGCCCTGGTGTCGCTTGGGATGGCCGTTGCCGCGCCGCGGAAGCGGAAGATGCCGCGCGGCCCACCGTTGTCCTGCACCTGCAGCAGAAAGAAGCGGTTGTGGCGCAGCTCGCCGCCGATCTTCAGCGTATGGTTGCCGAGAATTGTGGTGATCGTAGTGGCCGTCGTCCACGTTTTCTCGGCGCGGTCCCACGGCAGCGAGTTCGAGAAGCCGATCAGTGTGCCGCTGTAACCGCCGACGTCCATAGTGGCGATGCCGCTCGTAAACTCGTTCAGGTTCACGCCGCGAATGCCAACATCGTCGGACGTGTTCAGCCCGTGGGCGTCTGACACCGCCTCGTTATGGTGCCACGTCCTGCCGATGCGGACCTCCTGAATCAGCGTCGACGACCACACCCGGTTGTAGTTGGCGGCCATGTTATGCGTAGGATTGGTGCCATAGCCTGCAAACGGCTTGATGCCGCCCCAGATGCCGAAGGTCGCCGGGTCATAGGTTGCCGCGTTCTGATGGCTGTAGCGCACCGACAGGAGGTCGTTCGCCGCCGCCTGGTAGGTGACCTTGAGATCGTACTGATTCGCCCGCTTCTCCCGCACGTACGGTTTCGCGAAATTGGTCGCGCCCAGCGGCGCGCCCGCGATATTCGGCATCGGGATGTTGGCGAGAAGCTTCTGGGTGATAGGGCTGAGGCGATGGGCCGGGATCTGATTATTCGGAAACGGCGTCCGTCCCGTACCGTCGGGATTGCCGGTCGCCGGATCGTAGATGATCGTTGGCGCCCCGCTGAAATCGCCGGTTCGGAATGCGGGCTCCGGCAGGTGCGCCTGCGTGAGGCGCCCGCTGTCGTCGAACGTCCGCACGTAATCCCCGAAGTAAAACAGCTTGTTCCGGAGGATCGGCCCGCCGAGGGTGAAGCCTGTCTGCATGTACTTCGTCTCGGCCGGGGGCAATGAGGAGAATGGGTTCCGTGCGATGGTGGCCTCAGTGTTGCCGAAGCTGAATATCGAGCCGCTGAGATTATTCGTCCCTGACTTGAGTGTGACGTTCATCACGGCGCCGCCGGCTCTGCCGAACTCTGCGTCGTAGTTGCTGGTGCTGACGGCAACCGTCTCGATGGCCTCTGCCGACGGAATCATCATGGTCAGCGACCCACTGTTGTCGCTGTTTGCCGTGCCTTCCAGCTGCACATTGTTCGCCTGCCGTGATTGGCCGTTGATATTGCTCGACAGGCTGTCCTGCGAGTTGAAGAACTCGGAATGCGGACGGAAGGGACGCGACGCGCCAGGCACCGTGATGAGCATGCCCTGGAAGTTCCGGTTGAACCCGAGCGGCATCTGCGTGATCTGCGTGCTGTCGATGATGCGACCGGTGTCGGAACGATCGGTCTGCAGCATCGGGGCCTCGCCGGTGACGGTGACAGACTCTTCCAGTTGGCCGACGATCAATCCGATATCCACGCGGACCGTCGTATTGACATTGACCTCGAGGGCTTCGCGGCTGAACTTCCGAAATCCGACGAGCTCGCAGTCGACGCGGTATAGCCCTGACGCGAGGTTGGTAAAGGTATAATTGCCGGCCTCGTTGGACTGGGTGTGTCGACTGATGTTGGTGCGGACTTCGGTCGCCGTAATCGTCGCACCGGGCACGGCGCTGCCGGTCTCGTCTCTGACGTTACCGAGCAATGTGCCCACGGCTCCTTGCGCGGCGGCGTGGGCTGGCGCGAACAGGATCCCAAGCACAGCGAGTATCGAGACAACGCGCAGCGGAAAGCGTGGACCTGTCATCGCTCTTCTCCTTGTGGGATGGACAACAACGCGCGAGCGCACAGCGATTGTTCAATCGCCCCGCGCTGACTCGC encodes the following:
- a CDS encoding TonB-dependent receptor, producing MASRRLLTPDAVVVVNVVLLIAMLGILFLPQDAAAQAANGTLLGNVRDESGGAVPGATIAAIEVRTNISRTAVSNETGNYIFTNLAPGVYRVEGELAGFKRFTREGVEVNVNTTVRVDIGLMLGALNESVTVSAETPMLQTDRTDTGRIIEGTQIAQMPLGFNRNFQGMLITVPGASRPFRPHSEFFNSQDSLSSNVNGQSRLANNVQLEGTDNNHKTGLLTVLIPSAEALETVAVTTSNYDAEFGRAGGAVTNVTLKSGTNDLSGTVFMFGNTEATVARNPFSALPDVPPTTYLQTGFTVGGPIIRNKLFFFGDYVRTNDDSGRITRADLPEASFRTGDFSAAPTVIYDPLTGNPDGTGRTPFPNNRIPVGRISPIARRILENLPMPNLDGVPLGGTNYEKPYVREKRTNQYDIKITTQLTPGDHLSIRYSYQNAATYDPATFGIWGGIKEFAGFGTNPTQNVAGNYNKTWSSTLIQEVRVGMSYYHNEALTEADGLNTSDEVGIRGVNLSRSSSGISTIDVSGYNATLIGFSASLPWDRSERTWTMATTATKLHGNHTLKIGGDLRYNRDYLLQVQGNGGQRGVFRFRGATTAIPTDTSAQNGFANAFAAFLLDAPQSLGRDLLTDVEDPGTRHWGIFSYIHDKWQVRPNVTIDLGLRHEYYTPLVGLTGRGGLSNYDPVNNTLRVAGYSEVPENLGVKSYWKNFNPRTGVSWRLTEKNVLRAGYGVSTIPWPDNSYADINYPVKQNNQINAPNTFATAGSMAAGLPPPNFATIPDTGVVPATPFRQQGFFSVPTDLHEGRLHSWNVAFQRELPGAFTAEVAYVGNRGQDIVARIDLNAGRTLGADNAGRPLFAKFGRTASTTSVIPVKSKYHSMQVKVDRRLRSGLLVTNSYTLGRGYNYYNGDSNGTISTPADIERSWGRTSFDSTHSFTSSFVYLLPWGPQGAWLREGVLGKVLGDWQIAGIFAAISGSPIDFTASAAGLRAPGNTQRPNASGKPEVLGGIGSNALWFDTSVFSAPEAGTWGNVKRNDLLDGPAYVNLDASIVKIIRFGSRHAELRADFLNLTNTAHYSKPNGSLGNGNFGRITSILSQTERVIRFGARFMF
- a CDS encoding TonB-dependent receptor — its product is MTGPRFPLRVVSILAVLGILFAPAHAAAQGAVGTLLGNVRDETGSAVPGATITATEVRTNISRHTQSNEAGNYTFTNLASGLYRVDCELVGFRKFSREALEVNVNTTVRVDIGLIVGQLEESVTVTGEAPMLQTDRSDTGRIIDSTQITQMPLGFNRNFQGMLITVPGASRPFRPHSEFFNSQDSLSSNINGQSRQANNVQLEGTANSDNSGSLTMMIPSAEAIETVAVSTSNYDAEFGRAGGAVMNVTLKSGTNNLSGSIFSFGNTEATIARNPFSSLPPAETKYMQTGFTLGGPILRNKLFYFGDYVRTFDDSGRLTQAHLPEPAFRTGDFSGAPTIIYDPATGNPDGTGRTPFPNNQIPAHRLSPITQKLLANIPMPNIAGAPLGATNFAKPYVREKRANQYDLKVTYQAAANDLLSVRYSHQNAATYDPATFGIWGGIKPFAGYGTNPTHNMAANYNRVWSSTLIQEVRIGRTWHHNEAVSDAHGLNTSDDVGIRGVNLNEFTSGIATMDVGGYSGTLIGFSNSLPWDRAEKTWTTATTITTILGNHTLKIGGELRHNRFFLLQVQDNGGPRGIFRFRGAATAIPSDTRAQNGYANALAAFLLDAPQSLARDLITDVDPGGRHWGAFSFIHNKWQMRPDITIDIGLRHEYYTPLLGLADRGGMASYDPDNNTLRVAGYGEVPNDLGVQSYWTNFSPRTGVSWRVSETNVVRAGYGVSALPWPGSYGLNYPVKQNNQLNPANSFVTAGSMAAGLPSPNFATIPESGIIPAAPFKAQGLTVVPANRRDGRLHSWNAAYQMTLPGAFTAEVAYVGNRGQDILAGIDLNAGYVLGADNAGRPLFSKFGRTASTGSVTPVKSSYHSMQVKVDRRMRAGLQVTNSYTLGRARSYSSGDGGPSISTPADFDRGWDRPIFDSTHSLTSSFVYLLPWGPRGSWLRQGVAGKVLGDWQITGLFSAISGRPIDFTASAAGLRAPGNIQTPNASGTPDVLGGIGSNALWFDTSVFSAPAAGTWGNVQRRSLLTGPAYVNVDASIVKIIRFGSRHAEVRADFFNALNRPHYANPNGQLGNGNFGRITGILPLSERVIRFGGRFLF